Proteins from one Mercurialis annua linkage group LG7, ddMerAnnu1.2, whole genome shotgun sequence genomic window:
- the LOC126654919 gene encoding uncharacterized protein LOC126654919 has product MVNNLEQIVPIGQVQDVTEHGNPTEPQASSRSDMSPLVNGRPSSMIIKKAHTVIPAHLIAEAISTIRGLDLRWSVPITPTEMEYVRQYVFAKYPQYSNGIVEEGDTADFFSNEEPSESNQDEKRNTTSPKNLAVSKDSSPSFTRSLSDLDKTQLESSRLLDIFSKKTSFQGNFISIPEIQAQNRALKHCGLSEKDYLVIFMPNYKDGMVMIGESYPFFKGNYYLTIMSEEFDAIREFASHKESKVIPMPESWLDLRVKGSQLSQYFRRKCKYIPKGLFSYPIIVNETRYSLHWISEAHRNSWHVLLDATGLVFGDDRLALALHRPDFVLCTLDNNTHSQPSKITCLLVRKRSFDTTTSTSLA; this is encoded by the exons ATGGTGAATAATTTGGAGCAAATTGTACCAATTGGACAAGTTCAG GATGTAACAGAACACGGTAACCCGACAGAACCGCAAGCTTCTTCTCGATCCGATATGTCACCGCTTGTAAATGGAAGACCGAGCAGCATGATCATAAAG AAGGCGCACACAGTAATTCCAGCTCACCTGATAGCTGAAGCCATATCAACCATCCGCGGCCTCGACCTGAGATGGTCAGTACCGATTACTCCGACTGAAATGGAATACGTCCGGCAGTACGTTTTTGCGAAATACCCACAATATAGCAATGGAATTGTGGAAGAAGGAGACACAGCTGATTTTTTTAGCAATGAAGAGCCATCAGAATCAAATCAGGACGAAAAGCGGAATACTACTTCTCCAAAGAATCTTGCGGTTTCGAAAGATTCTTCTCCTTCATTCACTCGTAGCCTTTCGGATCTCGACAAAACTCAGCTGGAATCGTCAAGATTGCTTGATATTTTTTCCAAGAAAACTTCATTTCAGGggaatttcatttcaattcCTGAAATTCAAGCTCAGAATAGAGCTCTGAAACACTGCGGTCTTAGCGAAAAGGACTATTTGGTCATTTTCATGCCAAATTATAAAGATGGAATGGTTATGATTGGAGAAAGCTACCCTTTCTTTAAAGGAAATTACTATTTGACCATAATGAGTGAAGAATTTGATGCAATTAGAGAATTTGCAAGTCATAAAGAATCAAAGGTTATTCCAATGCCAGAATCTTGGTTAGACCTAAGGGTAAAAGGGTCACAACTTAGTCAATATTTCAGAAGGAAATGTAAGTATATACCTAAAGGGCTATTTTCTTATCCAATTATAGTGAATGAGACTAGATACTCTTTGCATTGGATTTCAGAAGCACATAGAAATTCTTGGCATGTCCTTCTCGACGCTACCGGATTAGTTTTCGGGGACGATCGGCTCGCTCTCGCCCTTCACCGGCCGGATTTTGTGCTATGTACGTTGGATAATAATACACATTCTCAACCATCAAAAATTACATGTCTTTTGGTCAGGAAAAGATCATTTGATACCACTACCTCTACATCTTTGGCATAA
- the LOC126655799 gene encoding uncharacterized protein LOC126655799 isoform X1 yields MACTRTIIRCSAFVTEPWVPFHFQNRALFTPQFKQNLSCGFCSRKKRSIRARNFHFSRLNRLNCSYNDGNNLNNYSSAPDEDEFEQEPPQEAVLKAISEVSKTEGRVGQTTNVVIGGTVTDDSTNEWLALDQKVNSYPTVRGFTAIGTGGDDFVQAMVVAVESVIQQPIPEGRVKQKVSSRGKYVSVNIGPIQVISSEQVQAVYNAMRRDERMKYFL; encoded by the exons ATGGCGTGCACCAGGACAATTATACGTTGCTCGGCGTTTGTAACAGAGCCATGGGTaccttttcattttcaaaatcgAGCTCTGTTTACCCCTCAATTCAAGCAAAATTTGAGCTGTGGATTTTGTAGCAGAAAAAAACGAAGCATTAGGGCTcgtaattttcatttttcaagaTTAAACCGCCTTAATTGCTCGTATAATGATGgtaataatttgaataattatagCTCAGCTCCTGATGAAGATGAATTTGAGCAAGAACCTCCCCAGGAAGCTGTTCTTAAGGCCATTTCAG AGGTTTCAAAGACCGAAGGTAGGGTTGGACAGACTACTAATGTGGTTATTGGAGGTACAGTGACCGATGATTCTACTAATGAATGGCTTGCTTTGGATCAAAAG GTAAACTCATACCCAACAGTTAGAGGGTTTACGGCGATTGGAACGGGTGGTGATGATTTTGTGCAAGCTATGGTTGTTGCTGTTGAGTCTGTAATTCAGCAACCGATACCTGAG GGCCGTGTAAAGCAGAAAGTATCATCAAGGGGCAAGTATGTGTCTGTTAACATTGGTCCCATTCAAGTTATTTCCAGTGAACAG GTTCAAGCTGTATACAATGCCATGAGGAGAGACGAAAGAATGAAGTACTTTTTGTAG
- the LOC126655799 gene encoding uncharacterized protein LOC126655799 isoform X2: MACTRTIIRCSAFVTEPWVPFHFQNRALFTPQFKQNLSCGFCSRKKRSIRARNFHFSRLNRLNCSYNDGNNLNNYSSAPDEDEFEQEPPQEAVLKAISEVSKTEGRVGQTTNVVIGGTVTDDSTNEWLALDQKVNSYPTVRGFTAIGTGGDDFVQAMVVAVESVIQQPIPEVHDYHD; this comes from the exons ATGGCGTGCACCAGGACAATTATACGTTGCTCGGCGTTTGTAACAGAGCCATGGGTaccttttcattttcaaaatcgAGCTCTGTTTACCCCTCAATTCAAGCAAAATTTGAGCTGTGGATTTTGTAGCAGAAAAAAACGAAGCATTAGGGCTcgtaattttcatttttcaagaTTAAACCGCCTTAATTGCTCGTATAATGATGgtaataatttgaataattatagCTCAGCTCCTGATGAAGATGAATTTGAGCAAGAACCTCCCCAGGAAGCTGTTCTTAAGGCCATTTCAG AGGTTTCAAAGACCGAAGGTAGGGTTGGACAGACTACTAATGTGGTTATTGGAGGTACAGTGACCGATGATTCTACTAATGAATGGCTTGCTTTGGATCAAAAG GTAAACTCATACCCAACAGTTAGAGGGTTTACGGCGATTGGAACGGGTGGTGATGATTTTGTGCAAGCTATGGTTGTTGCTGTTGAGTCTGTAATTCAGCAACCGATACCTGAG GTGCACGATTACCATGACTAG